The genomic stretch GGCGACACCGCCGTCGGCGCCATCGCCCTGGGGGACACGATTCGTGAAGAATCGGCTGAGGCCCTTAAAACCCTGCGTGATATGGAAATCCGCCCCATGATGATGACGGGGGACAAGGAGGAAGTAGCTGCCGCCGTGGCCAAGACGTTGAAGATCGACGATTATTTTGCCGAAGTCCTCCCCGAGGACAAAGCCGCAAAAGTCAGGGAGCTGCGCGATAAAGGCTTCAAGGTAGCCATGACCGGCGACGGCATCAATGACGCGCCGGCGCTGGCGGAGGCCGATCTGGGGATCGCCGTCGGGGCCGGTACCGATGTGGCCATCGAAACGGCGGATATCGTCCTTGTCCATTCCAATCCCCGGGACGTAGCCAATATCTTCCGTCTCTCCCACGCCACCCACAGCAAAACCGTACAGAACCTCATCTGGGCCACCGGTTACAATGTCGTTGCCATCCCCCTGGCCGCCGGGGTCGCCATGCGCTGGGGGATTGTCATTTCGCCGGCGGTGGGAGCGCTCATCATGTCGCTATCGACTGTCATCGTGGCGGTAAACGCCAGAATGCTTAAATTGAAATGATGGTGGCCGTCCTTCAAGGCGAAACGGATGCCCTTTTCGGGGCGCACAGTTGTTGGCCTGTCCGCCTGAAATATGTGTTATTTGTTTGAACTTTTGTTGGGCAACTTTTCAAAACTGGGTATTTTGTCCAAATCATGTTCCCAGTTCGCCTTACTGCTAACATATAAATGGGCGTCCGGACGAATGTTAATTATCGAGTCCAAGCTTCCAGCTGGGACTACAATAAAACCGGATTTTTCGAAATGGTTCGGTAGCGCTGAACCACAATTAAGGCAAAAGCTTTTTGAATGCCGCGTATCGGGAATGGTATAGGTTTTAACCAAATCCTTCCCCTTACACCACGTTAGACGCGCTG from Desulfuromonas sp. KJ2020 encodes the following:
- a CDS encoding GFA family protein, which gives rise to MYQRKEALVDKKYSGSCLCGSVKFEIEGDFDSFYLCHCKHCQKDTGSAHAANLFSESARLTWCKGKDLVKTYTIPDTRHSKSFCLNCGSALPNHFEKSGFIVVPAGSLDSIINIRPDAHLYVSSKANWEHDLDKIPSFEKLPNKSSNK